A single region of the Streptomyces virginiae genome encodes:
- a CDS encoding phosphatidylglycerol lysyltransferase domain-containing protein codes for MGEVRLTSAETDRSAVPATGSSAGRKETGGDPAGKAAGSGRETGRGSARSRHGAAFAVWYLRAVTFINFLSAVWVSLGQDLRRHNVEDFYTPYMLTAGFASGLFTLLLAVTLGRRKRASWILNLVLSGLLALLLANALSTHEEIREHAQNWVSLVLTAAFTGALLLGRREFYAKGDRSNPTLASAVAAVGLLLTSLIAALLVGATNTSPLSAEASFPERWWYGVMRLITLTPGERASEAITTPGWVDVVINVMSMLLLLAVLFAAFRSRRAVDPISEEDEERLRALLARQGDRDSLGYFALRREKSVIWSPTGKAAVTYRVVGGVSLASGDPIGDPEAWPGAIDPWLAEAREHGWVPAVMGASEEAGQIYARHGLDALELGDEAIVETAEFTLEGRAMRTVRQAFNRVKRAGYSVRIRRHDDIPADEMAELVRRADDWRDGATERGFSMALGRLGDPADGQCVMLECTDGNGELRAVLSFVPWGPKGLSLDLMRRDRDSENGLMEFMVIELLERSKEIGVTQVSLNFAMFRSVFERGSRLGAGPVLRMWRSLLSFFSRWWQIESLYRANAKYRPIWEPRFMLFEKSSDLLRIGVAAGRAEGFLEAPGLPKWLHRRHLETRR; via the coding sequence ATGGGAGAGGTCCGTTTGACCAGCGCAGAGACCGACCGCAGCGCCGTACCGGCGACCGGTTCGTCAGCCGGCAGGAAAGAGACCGGCGGCGACCCCGCCGGCAAAGCAGCGGGCAGCGGCCGGGAGACCGGCCGCGGAAGCGCCCGTTCACGGCACGGCGCCGCCTTCGCGGTGTGGTACCTGCGCGCCGTCACCTTCATCAACTTCCTCAGCGCGGTGTGGGTTTCGCTCGGGCAGGACCTCAGACGCCACAACGTCGAGGACTTCTACACCCCGTACATGCTCACCGCGGGGTTCGCCTCCGGGCTGTTCACCCTGCTGCTCGCCGTCACCCTCGGCCGCCGCAAGCGGGCCTCCTGGATCCTCAACCTCGTCCTCAGCGGCCTCCTGGCCCTGCTCCTCGCCAACGCGCTCTCCACGCACGAGGAGATCCGTGAACACGCGCAGAACTGGGTCTCCCTGGTCCTGACCGCCGCCTTCACCGGGGCCCTGCTGCTGGGCCGACGCGAGTTCTACGCCAAGGGCGACCGGTCCAACCCGACGCTCGCCAGCGCCGTCGCCGCCGTCGGCCTGCTCCTCACCTCCCTGATCGCGGCGCTGCTCGTCGGCGCCACCAACACCTCCCCGCTGAGCGCCGAGGCCTCCTTCCCGGAGCGCTGGTGGTACGGCGTGATGCGGCTGATCACCCTCACGCCCGGTGAGCGGGCCTCCGAGGCGATCACCACGCCCGGCTGGGTGGACGTCGTCATCAACGTCATGTCGATGCTGCTGCTGCTCGCCGTGCTGTTCGCCGCCTTCCGCTCGCGCCGCGCCGTCGACCCGATCAGCGAGGAGGACGAGGAGCGGCTGCGGGCGCTGCTGGCCCGGCAGGGCGACCGCGACTCGCTCGGCTACTTCGCGCTGCGCCGCGAGAAGTCCGTCATCTGGTCCCCCACCGGCAAGGCCGCCGTCACCTACCGCGTCGTCGGCGGGGTCTCGCTGGCCTCCGGCGACCCGATCGGCGACCCCGAGGCCTGGCCGGGCGCCATCGACCCGTGGCTGGCCGAGGCCCGCGAGCACGGCTGGGTACCGGCCGTGATGGGGGCGAGCGAGGAGGCCGGGCAGATCTACGCCCGGCACGGCCTGGACGCCCTCGAACTCGGTGACGAGGCGATCGTCGAGACCGCCGAGTTCACCCTGGAGGGCCGCGCCATGCGGACCGTCCGACAGGCCTTCAACCGCGTCAAGCGGGCCGGGTACAGCGTGCGCATCCGCCGGCACGACGACATCCCGGCCGACGAGATGGCCGAGCTGGTGCGCCGCGCCGACGACTGGCGCGACGGCGCCACCGAGCGCGGCTTCTCCATGGCGCTGGGCCGACTGGGTGATCCCGCGGACGGCCAGTGCGTGATGCTGGAGTGCACCGACGGCAACGGCGAACTGCGGGCCGTGCTGTCCTTCGTACCGTGGGGACCCAAGGGTCTGTCGCTGGACCTGATGCGCCGGGACCGGGACTCCGAGAACGGCCTGATGGAGTTCATGGTCATCGAACTCCTCGAACGCTCCAAGGAGATCGGGGTCACCCAGGTCTCCCTCAACTTCGCGATGTTCCGGTCCGTCTTCGAGCGCGGCTCCCGCCTCGGCGCCGGTCCGGTGCTGCGGATGTGGCGCTCGCTGCTCAGCTTCTTCTCCCGCTGGTGGCAGATCGAGTCCCTCTACCGGGCCAACGCCAAATACCGGCCGATCTGGGAACCGCGGTTCATGCTCTTCGAGAAGAGTTCGGACCTGCTGCGGATCGGTGTCGCGGCCGGCCGGGCCGAGGGCTTCCTGGAGGCCCCCGGCCTTCCGAAGTGGCTGCACCGCAGACACCTGGAGACCCGCCGTTGA
- a CDS encoding sensor histidine kinase yields MTTDLGPFAPTRQWMRTHPLATDAVLAFGAFVAMVLGSFADPHGPHGPTFGTRTPEPFSLLLMLLGATALVFRRRQPRAVLAVTCGLSLLELTTGEPRAPVAMCTVIALYTVASRTDRPTTWRIGVLTMAGLTGVAMLAGPLPWYAQENIGIFAWTGMAAAAGDAVRSRRAFVDAIRERAERAERTRDEEARRRVAEERLRIARDLHDVVAHHIALVNVQAGVAAHVMDKRPDQAKEALAHVRDASRSALNELRATVGLLRQSGDPEAPTEPAPGLGVLDELVDTFRHAGLPVEVIVQLEDVAAGPLPAAVDLAAYRVIQEALTNVRKHAGPGAKAEVSVVRVGPSVEVTVLDDGGEPADPAPEPADPGGGHGLLGMRERTGALGGTCFAGPRFGGGYRVHAILPLG; encoded by the coding sequence GTGACGACAGACCTCGGGCCGTTCGCCCCCACCCGGCAGTGGATGCGGACCCATCCGCTCGCCACCGATGCCGTGCTGGCGTTCGGGGCGTTCGTCGCCATGGTCCTCGGCTCCTTCGCCGATCCGCACGGGCCGCACGGGCCCACCTTCGGGACGCGCACCCCCGAGCCGTTCTCGCTGCTGCTGATGCTGCTCGGCGCGACCGCCCTGGTGTTCCGGCGCCGGCAGCCGCGCGCGGTGCTCGCCGTGACCTGCGGGCTGTCCCTGCTGGAGCTGACCACCGGGGAACCGCGGGCCCCCGTCGCGATGTGCACCGTGATCGCCCTGTACACGGTGGCCTCCCGCACCGACCGGCCGACGACCTGGCGGATCGGGGTGCTCACCATGGCGGGGCTGACGGGTGTGGCCATGCTGGCCGGGCCGCTGCCCTGGTACGCGCAGGAGAACATCGGGATCTTCGCCTGGACCGGGATGGCCGCGGCCGCCGGCGACGCCGTACGCAGCCGGCGGGCCTTCGTCGACGCCATCCGGGAACGGGCCGAGCGCGCCGAACGGACCCGGGACGAGGAGGCCAGGCGGCGGGTCGCCGAGGAGCGGCTGCGGATCGCCCGGGACCTGCACGACGTGGTCGCCCATCACATCGCACTGGTCAACGTGCAGGCGGGAGTGGCCGCGCACGTCATGGACAAGCGCCCGGACCAGGCCAAGGAGGCACTGGCGCACGTACGGGACGCCAGCCGGTCGGCGCTGAACGAACTGCGGGCCACGGTCGGGCTGCTACGGCAGTCCGGCGACCCGGAGGCCCCGACGGAGCCCGCGCCGGGGCTCGGCGTCCTGGACGAACTGGTGGACACCTTCCGGCACGCCGGACTGCCGGTGGAGGTCATCGTCCAGCTGGAGGACGTGGCGGCGGGGCCGCTGCCGGCTGCGGTGGACCTGGCGGCGTACCGGGTGATCCAGGAGGCGCTGACGAACGTCCGCAAGCACGCGGGGCCGGGGGCGAAGGCGGAGGTCAGCGTGGTGCGGGTGGGGCCGTCGGTGGAGGTGACGGTCCTGGACGACGGTGGTGAACCGGCGGACCCGGCGCCGGAGCCCGCCGACCCGGGCGGGGGCCACGGCCTCCTCGGCATGCGCGAACGCACCGGCGCCCTGGGCGGCACCTGCTTCGCGGGCCCCCGCTTCGGCGGCGGCTACCGCGTCCACGCCATCCTCCCCCTGGGCTAG
- a CDS encoding endo alpha-1,4 polygalactosaminidase, producing MRKLALLLAVPLLLLAACTSPPPEPDREELSPDPAPGERWQPKPGVGWQWQLTGKLDTSVKAAVYDIDGFNTTKEQLATLKKAGRKTICYLSTGAWEDFRPDADAFPKALLGEGNGWDGERWLDIRALAQLEPLMAKRFDMCKAKGFDAVEPDNMDGYANRSGFPLTADDQLKYNRLIARLVHDRGMSVGLKNDLDQIPELVGDFDFAVNEQCMEYEECDRYAPFIDAGKAVFHVEYEGRLNRWCPRARAAKFSSMQKRYDLDAWRQVCQ from the coding sequence ATGAGGAAGCTCGCACTCCTGCTGGCCGTGCCCCTGCTGCTGCTCGCCGCCTGTACGAGCCCGCCGCCCGAACCGGACCGGGAGGAGCTGTCGCCCGACCCGGCGCCGGGGGAGCGGTGGCAACCGAAGCCGGGGGTCGGCTGGCAGTGGCAGCTCACGGGGAAGCTCGACACCTCGGTGAAGGCGGCCGTCTACGACATCGACGGGTTCAACACCACGAAGGAGCAGCTCGCCACCCTGAAGAAGGCGGGCCGCAAGACCATCTGCTACCTCTCCACCGGCGCCTGGGAGGACTTCCGTCCGGACGCCGACGCCTTCCCGAAGGCACTGCTCGGCGAGGGCAACGGCTGGGACGGCGAACGCTGGCTGGACATCCGGGCCCTGGCACAACTGGAACCGCTGATGGCCAAGCGGTTCGACATGTGCAAGGCGAAGGGCTTCGACGCGGTGGAGCCCGACAACATGGACGGCTACGCCAACCGGTCCGGCTTCCCGCTGACCGCGGACGACCAGCTGAAGTACAACCGCCTGATCGCCCGGCTGGTGCACGACCGGGGCATGTCGGTGGGACTCAAGAACGACCTGGACCAGATCCCGGAACTGGTCGGGGACTTCGACTTCGCGGTGAACGAGCAGTGCATGGAGTACGAGGAGTGCGACCGGTACGCGCCGTTCATCGACGCGGGCAAGGCGGTCTTCCACGTGGAGTACGAGGGCCGCCTGAACCGCTGGTGCCCGCGGGCCCGGGCGGCGAAGTTCAGCTCGATGCAGAAACGGTACGACTTGGATGCTTGGCGCCAGGTCTGCCAGTAG
- a CDS encoding spherulation-specific family 4 protein — translation MKHHPSEKKDPMLLVPLYEHPADRPEAWERLIRSAGRLHSVVLNPDSGPGAARDERFATVAERLREVGVPVLGYADTDYGRRPHAEVVQDLLRHRDWYATDGAFLDQASADPELLPHYGRLAVAARAAGAQTLVLNHGVHPHPGYAELADLLVTFEGPWDAYRDAAAVPPWTADHPAHRFCHLVYGVPPGALAARLAEELAAERGAGVHCAVPGSGAHPWGTLPYALEAAG, via the coding sequence ATGAAGCACCATCCGTCCGAGAAGAAGGACCCCATGCTGCTGGTGCCCCTCTACGAGCATCCCGCCGACCGGCCGGAAGCCTGGGAGCGTCTCATCCGCTCCGCCGGCCGGCTGCACTCGGTGGTCCTCAACCCCGACAGCGGACCGGGCGCCGCCCGCGACGAACGCTTCGCCACCGTCGCCGAGCGGCTGCGCGAGGTCGGCGTACCCGTCCTCGGATACGCCGACACCGACTACGGGCGGCGCCCGCACGCCGAGGTGGTGCAGGACCTGTTGCGCCACCGCGACTGGTACGCCACCGACGGGGCCTTCCTCGACCAGGCCTCCGCCGACCCGGAACTGCTCCCGCACTACGGGCGGCTCGCGGTCGCCGCCCGAGCCGCGGGCGCCCAGACCCTCGTCCTCAACCACGGGGTCCACCCGCACCCCGGCTACGCCGAACTCGCCGACCTGCTCGTCACCTTCGAGGGCCCCTGGGACGCCTACCGGGACGCGGCCGCCGTACCGCCCTGGACCGCCGACCATCCGGCCCATCGGTTCTGCCACCTCGTGTACGGGGTCCCGCCGGGCGCGCTCGCCGCCCGGCTCGCCGAGGAACTCGCCGCCGAACGCGGAGCCGGGGTGCACTGCGCCGTCCCCGGCAGCGGCGCGCACCCCTGGGGGACCCTGCCGTACGCCTTGGAGGCGGCGGGATGA
- the pelF gene encoding GT4 family glycosyltransferase PelF translates to MSHGRHVTMLTEGTYPHVHGGVSTWCDQLVRGMPEVDFNVIALTGSGREPVTWELPRNVYRHTAFPLWGPLPSRNRRSALRGRAHRRFTEVYESFLLSLLDPEPDPARHSFSEALRELAVLARAGKLAPALRSESVLRLLMTVWTRPGLVTAEAAPTIHDALTATDLLEHALRPLGVRIPPDSVAHAVSSGLATLPALAAKYLDGVPFLLTEHGIYLRERYLGYRSAAQRWPVKALMLGFYRELNTEGYRQADLITPCNQYNRRWEERGGAESDRIRTVYNGVDPHAFPEAGPEPDVPTLSWCGRIDPIKDLETLIRAYAFMREELPALRLRLFGPVPAGCEEYKLRLEKLAAELGVTDGITYEGRIDQVAQAYAAGSVVMLSSISEGFPFSIIEAMSCGRTTVSTDVGGVREAVGDTGLVVPPREPETMARATLALLRDDLRRAELGRMSRKRVVEKFTLHQSVDGFRHIYRELAGQPVLPVHAGDEWTQRLADPWYRELAADGSLW, encoded by the coding sequence ATGAGTCATGGGCGTCACGTCACCATGCTCACCGAAGGCACCTATCCGCACGTCCACGGGGGAGTCAGCACCTGGTGCGACCAACTGGTGCGGGGGATGCCCGAGGTGGATTTCAACGTCATAGCCCTGACCGGCTCCGGACGAGAGCCGGTCACCTGGGAACTGCCCCGCAACGTCTACCGGCACACCGCCTTCCCGCTGTGGGGGCCGCTCCCGTCCCGCAACCGCCGGTCCGCCCTGCGCGGCAGGGCCCACCGCCGCTTCACCGAGGTCTACGAGAGCTTCCTGCTCTCCCTGCTCGACCCCGAGCCCGATCCCGCCCGGCACAGCTTCTCCGAAGCCCTGCGCGAACTGGCCGTCCTGGCCCGGGCCGGAAAGCTCGCACCGGCCCTGCGCTCCGAGTCCGTCCTGCGGCTCCTGATGACCGTATGGACCCGGCCCGGACTCGTCACCGCCGAGGCCGCGCCCACCATCCACGACGCGCTCACCGCCACCGACCTGCTGGAACACGCACTGCGCCCGCTCGGTGTCCGGATCCCGCCCGACAGCGTCGCCCACGCCGTCAGCAGCGGCCTCGCCACCCTCCCGGCCCTCGCCGCCAAGTACCTCGACGGGGTCCCCTTCCTGCTCACCGAGCACGGCATCTACCTGCGCGAGCGCTACCTCGGCTACCGCAGCGCCGCCCAACGCTGGCCCGTCAAGGCCCTCATGCTCGGCTTCTACCGCGAACTCAACACCGAGGGCTACCGGCAGGCCGACCTGATCACCCCGTGCAACCAGTACAACCGCCGCTGGGAGGAACGCGGAGGCGCCGAATCCGACCGCATCCGCACCGTCTACAACGGCGTCGACCCGCACGCCTTCCCCGAGGCCGGACCCGAACCCGACGTGCCCACCCTCAGCTGGTGCGGCCGCATCGACCCGATCAAGGACCTCGAAACCCTCATCCGGGCCTACGCCTTCATGCGCGAGGAACTGCCCGCCCTGCGGCTACGCCTCTTCGGCCCCGTGCCGGCCGGCTGCGAGGAGTACAAGCTCCGCCTGGAGAAGCTCGCCGCCGAACTCGGCGTGACCGACGGGATCACCTACGAGGGCCGCATCGACCAGGTCGCACAGGCCTACGCGGCCGGCAGCGTCGTCATGCTCTCCTCCATCAGCGAGGGCTTCCCCTTCAGCATCATCGAAGCCATGTCCTGCGGCCGCACCACCGTCTCCACCGACGTCGGCGGAGTCCGCGAGGCCGTCGGCGACACCGGCCTCGTCGTCCCGCCGCGCGAACCCGAGACCATGGCCCGCGCCACCCTCGCCCTGCTCCGCGACGACCTACGCCGGGCCGAACTCGGCCGGATGTCGCGCAAGCGGGTCGTGGAGAAGTTCACCCTCCACCAGTCCGTGGACGGCTTCCGGCACATCTACCGCGAACTCGCCGGCCAGCCCGTCCTGCCCGTCCACGCGGGCGACGAATGGACCCAGCGGCTCGCCGACCCCTGGTACCGCGAACTCGCCGCCGACGGGAGCCTGTGGTGA
- a CDS encoding leucyl aminopeptidase, with amino-acid sequence MTALTLSTAGAATLRADALVVGVAKGPKGPIVAAGAEAVDKAYDGKLAGVLDALGASGAEGEITKLPAPAGLKVPVVLAVGLGSVPEKDESFDEEVLRRAAGAAARALHGTKKAAFALPLEDASAVTAVAEGALLGAYAFTTYQGGENKVRKEAKGAAPKAPLAEVALLGAKPRDKEHKAAIERAAVVAAEVNVARDLVNTPPNDLTPEAFAAVASAAAKENGIKVQVLDEKALLKGGYGGIMGVGKGSENLPRLVKLTYTHPKAEKTLAFVGKGITYDSGGISLKPAGHNETMKCDMAGAAAVFASVVAAAKLGLRVNVTGWLALAENMPSGSATKPGDVLRMYSGKTVEVLNTDAEGRLVLGDALTKASEDNPDAIVDVATLTGAMVLALGDRTFGIMSNDDAFRTSIHEIAEEVGESSWPMPLPAELRKTMDSPTADIANMGVRMGGGLVAGLFLQEFVGEGITWAHLDIAGPAFHEGAPHGYTPKGGTGSAVRTLVRLAERTATGDLG; translated from the coding sequence GTGACTGCTCTGACTCTCAGCACTGCCGGCGCGGCGACGCTCCGCGCCGACGCCCTCGTGGTCGGCGTGGCGAAGGGCCCCAAGGGACCGATCGTCGCCGCGGGCGCCGAGGCCGTGGACAAGGCGTACGACGGTAAGCTCGCCGGCGTCCTCGACGCACTGGGCGCCTCGGGCGCCGAAGGCGAGATCACCAAGCTGCCGGCCCCGGCGGGCCTCAAGGTCCCGGTCGTGCTGGCGGTGGGGCTCGGCTCCGTCCCCGAGAAGGACGAGTCGTTCGACGAGGAGGTGCTGCGCCGCGCCGCCGGCGCCGCCGCCCGCGCGCTGCACGGCACCAAGAAGGCCGCCTTCGCCCTCCCGCTGGAGGACGCCTCGGCCGTCACCGCCGTCGCCGAGGGCGCGCTGCTGGGCGCGTACGCGTTCACCACCTACCAGGGCGGCGAGAACAAGGTCCGCAAGGAGGCCAAGGGCGCGGCCCCGAAGGCCCCGCTGGCCGAGGTGGCCCTGCTCGGCGCCAAGCCCCGCGACAAGGAGCACAAGGCCGCGATCGAGCGCGCCGCGGTCGTGGCGGCCGAGGTCAACGTCGCCCGTGACCTGGTGAACACCCCGCCGAACGACCTGACCCCCGAGGCCTTCGCCGCGGTCGCCTCCGCGGCCGCGAAGGAGAACGGCATCAAGGTCCAGGTGCTGGACGAGAAGGCCCTGCTCAAGGGTGGCTACGGCGGCATCATGGGCGTCGGCAAGGGTTCCGAGAACCTGCCGCGCCTGGTGAAGCTCACGTACACGCACCCGAAGGCGGAGAAGACCCTGGCCTTCGTCGGCAAGGGCATCACCTACGACTCGGGCGGCATCTCCCTGAAGCCGGCCGGCCACAACGAGACGATGAAGTGCGACATGGCCGGCGCCGCCGCCGTCTTCGCCTCCGTGGTCGCGGCCGCGAAGCTGGGCCTGCGGGTCAACGTCACCGGCTGGCTCGCGCTCGCCGAGAACATGCCGTCGGGCTCCGCCACCAAGCCCGGTGACGTGCTGCGCATGTACAGCGGCAAGACCGTCGAGGTCCTCAACACGGACGCCGAGGGTCGGCTGGTCCTCGGTGACGCGCTGACGAAGGCCTCCGAGGACAACCCGGACGCGATCGTCGACGTCGCCACGCTGACCGGCGCCATGGTGCTCGCCCTCGGCGACCGCACCTTCGGCATCATGTCGAACGACGACGCCTTCCGTACGTCGATCCACGAGATCGCCGAGGAGGTCGGCGAGTCCTCCTGGCCGATGCCGCTCCCCGCCGAGCTGCGCAAGACCATGGACTCCCCCACCGCCGACATCGCGAACATGGGTGTCCGCATGGGTGGCGGCCTGGTGGCCGGTCTGTTCCTGCAGGAGTTCGTCGGCGAGGGCATCACCTGGGCCCACCTCGACATCGCCGGCCCGGCCTTCCACGAGGGCGCGCCGCACGGCTACACCCCCAAGGGCGGCACCGGCTCCGCCGTCCGCACCCTGGTGCGGCTGGCCGAGCGTACGGCCACGGGCGACCTCGGCTGA